Genomic segment of Verrucomicrobiia bacterium:
GGAACAGCAGCACCAACTGGATCAGTTGGTGTCGCAACAAAAAATCCATGAGGCCCGACTGGCGGCCGAAAAAGTGGACGTCGCTCTGCCAAAATCCGGGATGGTGGAGATTATGAATCGGGCGGTTCCTCCTTCGACATCGGAGAAGGGATTTTTGGGACGAATCAGCGATGCTTTCCACGGCGGCTATCAAGCGACGGCCACTGTTACGGCGGAGCGAACAGCGCCAGACATTACCGCGTTCTCCGGTTCCCGGTCCGGCGGGGTATATGATCCCTATTTCGTGCAAACCGAATTCGAGGCCATCAAATCCGAAGCCGTTTTGACGAACGCCGTCCATCAGCTCGGCTTGGCGAACAAATGGGGCGTCGATCCAACCGAAGCGCTCGCGCGGTTGCGTCGCCGGATCGAACTGAAAGCCAAACCCAATTCAACGTTCATTGACATCTCCGTCAAAGACGGGGATCCGAAAGAGGCGGCGGCAATTGCGAACGCCGTGGCGGAGGGATACCTGGAGTGGCGCCTGACCCAGACTCGTGAAGCGTCTGAAACAGGCATCAAGGCCCTTGCACAACGTTTCGCAGAAAATCAAAAAAAGATTGAGGCGGCGCAACGCGAGTTGGCGGCGCTCAAGGGAAGCGGTCAGCCAACGAACGCGTCCCAGCGCATTGACGCACCGCTGCCGCGCCCGCCCGCCACAAACGCGCCGATTCCGCAGCCGGAGGTTCAGACGGGCGACAATCCGTTTTCCACCTTCTCGCTGAACGTCAGCGATGTCTCGTTCAAGCTGGCGGCGGCGAGCCTGGAGCGCGGGCAATTGCCCGATCCCGCGTCGGTGCGCAGCGAGGAGTTCATCAATGCCTTCGATTACCGCGATCCGGAGCCAGCGGCGGGCGCGCCGATTGCCTTCGCCTGGGAGCGGGCGCAGGATCCATTCGCCCACAACCGCGATCTGCTGCGCTTCTCGCTTAAGACCGCGGCGGCGGGCCGGCCGGCCGGGCGCCCGTTGAACTTGGTGCTGTTGCTCGACAATTCCGGTTCGATGGAGCGCGCCGACCGCGTGCAGATCATCCGCGAGGCGTTGCGTGTGCTGGCCACTCAGTTGCAGCCGCAGGACAAACTGAGCGTGGTCACCTTCGCCCGCACGCCGCGGCTGTTTGCGGACGGCGTGGCCGGCGACCAGGCGGGCGGCGTGTTCGAGCAGGTCGGCGGACTCACGCCACAGGGCGGGACGAATCTCGAAGAGGCGATGAACCTCGCCTACCAGACCGCCCTGCGCCATTACCTCGCGGGCGGCATCAATCGCGTGGTGCTCCTCACCGACGGCGCCGCCAATCTCGGTGAGGTGAATCCCGCGACGTTGCAGCAAAAGGTTGAAGGTTATCGCAAACAAGGCGTCGCGCTCGATTGTTTCGGCATCGGCTGGGAGGATTACAACGATGACCTGCTCGAAGTGCTTTCCCGCAACGGCGACGGGCGTTACGGCTTTCTCAATTCACCCGCAGAGGCGGCCTCCGAGTTCGCCGGGCAACTGGCCGGCGCGTTGCAGGTGGCGGCATCGGACGTGAAGGTGCAGGTGGAGTTCAATCCGCGCCGTGTGACGGCGTATCGGCAGATTGGTTACGCCAGGCATCAGCTCACCAAGGAGCAATTCCGCGACAACACGGTGGATGCCGCCGAAATCGCCGCGCAGGAAGCGGGCAATGCGCTTTACACGGTGGCCGTGAATCCCGCGGGCGAAGGTCCGCTCGGCACGGTGCGTGTGCGTTACAAGGTTCCCGGCACTACGGATTATCGCGAGCAGGCGTGGGACGTGCCCTATACCGGCAGCGCCCTGTCGCTCGACCAGGCCAGCCCGGCCATGCGGCTTGCCGCGACGGCCGCCGCATTTTCCGAGTGGCTGGTGGCCAGTCCCTTTGCCGGCGACGTCTCACCGGCGGCGTTGCTGCGGTATTTGAACGGCGTGCCGGAAGTATTTGGCGCCGATTCCCGTCCAAAGAAGCTGGAGTGGATGATTCGTCAGGCGAAAGCGGTTTCCGGGCAATAAATCCAACGCAAAGCGGGGTTCCTTATGAAAACAAAACTCGGCGTCGTGACGCTGGCCTTCACGCTGTTTCTCCCCATGGTGGTGAGCGCCCAAATCAAACTGACCGGGTTGAAAATATTCGGCGTCCGGGCCGATGGCACCCGCGACAGTTCGGCGTGGGACACCTTGGAAGGCGGCCAGTATTGGGGAGCTTACCTGTTCAGCGGGACGGCCCAATCGCCGAAGTTTTTGAACGGCGGCGCCACGGACGATTCGTTGAATCCCAAGGTCGAACTGAAACCGGGCACCTACACCTTTGGCTTTGCCGGCGACAGCGTTCCCGATCCGGGCGCGACCCTGGAATTGTGTTTCAACGATAACCCGGCGAGCCGGATCAGCGTTACGGCGCAGAAAGAAAGGCCGGGCCTGTTTTCCGGAACGACCACTTTCAGCACGGGCGAAACAATGGTCACGGTCACCGCGATGCAACTCCTCTCGCCGCCGGTGGACCTCGTCGGTCCGAATGAAACCAAACCCAACGGTTCGCTCGACACGGCCGGGACGTTCACGCTGGTCGTGAGCTCAAAACATCCGTCGCCCGCCGCGCCCGTCGCGTTGACCGATTTCAACCTCGTCGGCGATCTGGGTTCCAATCGGGCGGAATTCACACTGACGGCCACCGCTTCCGTGGACAATCCGAAAGGCGGTTCGCTCGAGCTGCTTTCCGGTGCCGTTGCGCTCACGGAAATGGGCGCGCATCCGCAGTGGGATTTGCAGGTCGATCAGGGCCGCTACGTCGCGGTGTTCAAACGCGCCGGCAAATTCGCGCTGCAGTTCAAGTTCGTGGCGGCGGTGAGTCAGGGCGGCAATTGGAACCGGGTGAACTTCCGCGTTGCCCCCGGCGCCGTGCAGCCGGTGGTGTTGCAAGGCCTGGGTGCCGACACGCAATTCGCGTTCGTTGGCGCCGCCCGACCGGAACGCCGGACCAACGATTTCGTCAGCTTCCTGCCCGCCGATGGCACGGTAAATCTGGCGTGGCAGGAGGCGCGCAAGGCGGAAGAAGGCCGGCTGTTTTACGCAGCCGAGATGTGGTCGCAGGTCACCTTCAGTCCCGGCCTGATGCGGCAGACGGGGTTGCTCGACTTCAAAGTCATGCAGGGCGAACTCAGCCAGGTGGCGCTGCTGCTCACCGGGGCCGGCGAGGTCACCCGTGTGCAGGGGAGCGAAGTGCTGGGCTGGACGGTTGAACCCGCTCCGTCCGGGGCCGGTGTGTCAGGCGACGCCACGCTGCCACGGCGGCTCGTGGTGCGCTTGAACCAGCCGCAAAAGGACGCGTTCCGCTTGCAGGTGCAGACGCAGACCCCTTTGGGGGCCTTTCCACAAACGGCCACGGTGATGCAGATTCAGCCCGAAGGAGCGACACGGTTCGCGGGTTACGTGCGCATCGTGAACGAGGGGGCCGTGCGGCTGGAAATCGCGCAGGCG
This window contains:
- a CDS encoding von Willebrand factor type A domain-containing protein — translated: MNPREELELRVTALLLGELSEAEAAAVRAVLARDAELQKLHDDLKQTIQLVREAGVADAESMAEPAGPLKLADERRKSLRAAFVIPPLKPGTVKGETGLSYRLLAVLAVLAIVGLLASMLMPALSKSKSRAQSVAVLNNLRQLEQAKQMWAEDNQKATGAAPTLEDLKPYLGGRTGLPTVGGEKYIAGKVGEPVAVELDAKQAQRNFARLASKPPAADQNGRVVQLRPDGRLAYAARNPQSPPTGTAQETPWNASVALRGFYDDNAASANSVEAKPPTTVTALNPEPKLAPPPTEIVLPHPDSTPVWDGFASTNSLLAGADFAATGEGLSGGNRDGDLGVKRKDAATATTGDSTLAKSYDRSITSAGSLADAERARRPRAFSWEFGAQPGYAGLPASTTSPNESDSLAAAVPALGDVPAVGGLYRNGPPSASPAAGQAVSSPNKSETGTATGGGNVYAGPAVVGYVDASKPASTSGFAMALQPPASQTRRAGVVTAVADEATRSLVQDGKALYDAMKHDEIDAQLKKATVVEPGIQTASDYSSLREEQRDASAQSKVEQLTRPHADQSRLEQQHQLDQLVSQQKIHEARLAAEKVDVALPKSGMVEIMNRAVPPSTSEKGFLGRISDAFHGGYQATATVTAERTAPDITAFSGSRSGGVYDPYFVQTEFEAIKSEAVLTNAVHQLGLANKWGVDPTEALARLRRRIELKAKPNSTFIDISVKDGDPKEAAAIANAVAEGYLEWRLTQTREASETGIKALAQRFAENQKKIEAAQRELAALKGSGQPTNASQRIDAPLPRPPATNAPIPQPEVQTGDNPFSTFSLNVSDVSFKLAAASLERGQLPDPASVRSEEFINAFDYRDPEPAAGAPIAFAWERAQDPFAHNRDLLRFSLKTAAAGRPAGRPLNLVLLLDNSGSMERADRVQIIREALRVLATQLQPQDKLSVVTFARTPRLFADGVAGDQAGGVFEQVGGLTPQGGTNLEEAMNLAYQTALRHYLAGGINRVVLLTDGAANLGEVNPATLQQKVEGYRKQGVALDCFGIGWEDYNDDLLEVLSRNGDGRYGFLNSPAEAASEFAGQLAGALQVAASDVKVQVEFNPRRVTAYRQIGYARHQLTKEQFRDNTVDAAEIAAQEAGNALYTVAVNPAGEGPLGTVRVRYKVPGTTDYREQAWDVPYTGSALSLDQASPAMRLAATAAAFSEWLVASPFAGDVSPAALLRYLNGVPEVFGADSRPKKLEWMIRQAKAVSGQ